Proteins co-encoded in one Stenotrophomonas maltophilia genomic window:
- the mscL gene encoding large-conductance mechanosensitive channel protein MscL — protein MGMLTEFKEFAMRGNVIDLAVGVVIGAAFGKIVTALVEKIIMPPLGYLIGRVDFSSLAWTLSPARLGPDGKEIPAVVVGYGDFINTVIQFVIVAFAIFLVIKVINRLSRKKEAAPAAPAEEVVLLREIRDSLKK, from the coding sequence ATGGGAATGCTCACCGAGTTCAAGGAATTCGCGATGCGCGGCAACGTCATCGACCTCGCCGTCGGCGTGGTGATCGGCGCAGCCTTCGGCAAGATCGTCACCGCGCTGGTGGAGAAGATCATCATGCCGCCGCTGGGTTACCTGATCGGCCGCGTGGACTTTTCAAGCCTGGCCTGGACGTTGTCGCCGGCCCGGCTTGGCCCGGATGGCAAGGAAATCCCGGCGGTGGTGGTTGGCTACGGCGACTTCATCAACACCGTCATCCAGTTCGTGATCGTGGCCTTTGCCATCTTCCTGGTGATCAAGGTGATCAACCGCCTGTCGCGCAAGAAGGAAGCCGCCCCGGCCGCACCGGCCGAGGAAGTGGTGCTGCTGCGCGAGATCCGCGACAGCCTGAAGAAATAA
- a CDS encoding GNAT family N-acetyltransferase, translated as MPDPRAGGVPDGVGSLSQRERALTPPLQGDGFQLRPWRPDDLESLLRHANDPDVSRGLRDRFPYPYTRADGEAFLAGRVLTPGTLNLAIEIDGQACGSVGAQQGSAERGHMAELGYWLGQAHWGQGLMTRVVGLFAPWVMDELRLFRLQAGVVDFNLGSARVLEKNGFQEEGVDRCAVYKRGVLHDLRRFARVRTQLP; from the coding sequence ATGCCTGACCCTCGCGCCGGCGGGGTGCCTGACGGGGTCGGTTCCCTTTCCCAACGGGAAAGGGCTCTGACCCCACCGCTGCAAGGCGACGGCTTCCAACTGCGCCCCTGGCGCCCCGACGATCTGGAATCACTGCTGCGCCACGCCAACGACCCCGACGTATCGCGCGGTCTGCGCGACCGCTTCCCGTACCCCTACACGCGTGCCGACGGCGAGGCCTTCCTCGCCGGTCGCGTGCTCACGCCGGGCACCCTGAACCTGGCCATCGAGATCGACGGCCAGGCCTGCGGCAGCGTCGGTGCGCAGCAGGGCAGCGCCGAGCGCGGTCATATGGCTGAGCTTGGCTACTGGCTGGGCCAGGCCCATTGGGGCCAAGGCCTGATGACCCGCGTGGTCGGCCTGTTCGCGCCGTGGGTGATGGACGAACTGCGCCTGTTCAGGCTGCAGGCCGGGGTGGTCGACTTCAACCTCGGCTCGGCGCGGGTGCTGGAAAAGAACGGCTTCCAGGAAGAGGGGGTGGATCGCTGCGCGGTCTACAAGCGCGGCGTGCTGCACGACCTGCGCCGCTTCGCCCGGGTGCGCACGCAGCTGCCCTGA
- a CDS encoding TrmH family RNA methyltransferase, translating into MNNPWNNRRPSARPPRATPLPRPEVPATGGGGRGGSDELRLYGLNAVLAAFEARPQALRKLYLLEARIPRLQPLLKWCVANRVGYRVVEDGDLNKLAGTTHHEGVVADVLRAPAMPLAQWLQQVGDGPALALWLDGVGNPHNLGAILRSAAHFGAKALLLPAGSTLALSGAAARVAEGGAEAVPLVQLPETAQAMAQLRAAGFGLAATLVEGGDDVFRAPLPARLVYVMGAEGEGMDRSLAAQCDLQVSIPGSGAVESLNVASATAVLLAQWASRRG; encoded by the coding sequence GTGAACAACCCTTGGAACAACCGCCGCCCGTCCGCCCGTCCGCCGCGTGCAACCCCGTTGCCGCGCCCGGAGGTGCCGGCCACGGGCGGTGGCGGGCGCGGTGGCAGCGATGAGCTGCGCCTGTACGGCCTCAATGCCGTGCTGGCCGCGTTCGAAGCGCGGCCGCAGGCGCTGCGCAAGCTGTACCTGCTGGAGGCACGTATTCCGCGCCTGCAGCCGCTGTTGAAGTGGTGCGTGGCCAACCGCGTGGGCTACCGCGTGGTCGAGGATGGCGATCTGAACAAGCTCGCCGGCACCACCCATCACGAAGGCGTGGTGGCCGACGTGCTGCGCGCACCGGCAATGCCGCTGGCGCAGTGGCTGCAGCAGGTGGGTGATGGCCCTGCGCTGGCGCTGTGGTTGGACGGTGTGGGCAATCCGCACAACCTCGGCGCGATCCTGCGCTCGGCCGCGCACTTCGGCGCCAAGGCGCTGCTGCTGCCGGCCGGCAGCACGCTGGCCCTGTCCGGCGCCGCCGCGCGCGTGGCCGAGGGCGGTGCCGAGGCGGTGCCGCTGGTGCAGCTGCCGGAGACCGCACAGGCGATGGCGCAGCTACGCGCTGCCGGTTTCGGCCTGGCCGCGACCCTGGTTGAAGGTGGTGATGACGTATTCCGCGCGCCGTTGCCGGCACGCTTGGTGTATGTGATGGGCGCCGAAGGTGAAGGCATGGACCGCAGCCTGGCCGCGCAATGCGACCTGCAGGTCTCCATTCCTGGCAGCGGCGCGGTGGAGAGCCTGAACGTGGCCTCGGCCACCGCGGTGCTGCTGGCGCAGTGGGCGAGTCGCCGCGGTTGA
- a CDS encoding efflux RND transporter permease subunit, which yields MKLSDISIQRPVFAVVMSLLLLVLGVMSFTRLTLRELPAIDPPIVSVSVDYTGASAAVIESRITQVLEDALAGIEGIDTINARSTNGRSQVSIEFTSNRDIEAAANDVRDAVSRVADRMPEEARPPEIAKVESDADPIIWFNMVSSTMDTLELSDYADRYVVDRFSSLDGVAQVRIGGRQRYAMRIWLDRDQLAARGLTTGDVETALRNENVELPAGRIESTDRDFTLRVERNYIKPEDFATIPLGKGRDGYVVRMGDVAKIELASAERRAYYRSNGEPGIGLGIVKTSTANSLDVARTARAEAERVALSLPKGTQIFVAFDNTTFIEAAVDRVYATLVEAMILVLAVIWLFLGSFRAALIPAVTVPVCLVAAFIALYAFDFSINLLTLLALVLCIGLVVDDAIVVVENVQRRIDLGEPPLVASKRGTAQVAFAVIATTAVLVAVFLPVGFLEGNTGRLFRELAVALAAAVALSAFVALTLTPMMASKLLKPHTGQAPRGLHGFINRNLERLASGYGRVLDHHVDRTWIYLLVMVAALAASWGLLKLLPSELAPAEDRGSFQIMIDGPEGAGYDYTVQQVQQVEALLAPHVGADKTIARANPRVPGGFGASEEMHTGRVSIFLQPWRQRSEATPDVANELQKELDTIRGVRVRTQVGGGLVRSGGQPFQIVLGGPEYAEIAQWRDRILLRMADNPGLVGPDSDYKETRPQMRVNIDRQRAADLGVPVTAIGSALETMMGSRRVTTFVDNGEEYDVLVQAGRDGRASPADLAAIRVRATSGELVPLSNLVTLSEVAEAGTLNRFNRLRSITISAGLAPGYPLGEAIAWAQNVAREELPQYAQVNWKGESREYQSAGGAVLLTFAMALLVVYLVLAAQFESFIHPLTIMLTVPLGVLGALVGLWVSGGTVNLFSQIGIVMLVGLAAKNGILIVEFANQLRDDGRTVREAIIESAMVRLRPILMTSIATVVGAIPLVVAGGPGSASRGTIGIVIIFGVTLSTFLSLFVVPAFYARLAPYTRSPEAVKRELEKQEAESPSVGGHA from the coding sequence ATGAAGCTGTCCGACATCTCCATCCAGCGGCCGGTGTTCGCCGTGGTGATGAGCCTGCTGCTGCTGGTGCTGGGCGTGATGTCGTTCACCCGGCTGACCCTGCGTGAACTGCCGGCCATCGATCCGCCGATCGTCTCGGTGTCGGTGGACTACACCGGCGCGTCGGCGGCGGTCATCGAAAGCCGCATCACCCAGGTGCTGGAAGATGCGCTGGCCGGTATCGAAGGCATCGATACGATCAATGCGCGCAGCACCAACGGCCGCTCGCAGGTCAGCATCGAATTCACCTCCAACCGCGATATCGAAGCGGCGGCCAACGACGTGCGCGATGCGGTCAGCCGCGTCGCCGACCGCATGCCGGAAGAAGCGCGGCCGCCGGAAATCGCCAAGGTCGAAAGCGATGCCGACCCGATCATCTGGTTCAACATGGTCTCCTCGACCATGGACACGCTGGAACTGAGCGACTACGCCGACCGCTACGTGGTCGACCGCTTCTCCAGCCTCGATGGCGTGGCCCAGGTCCGCATCGGTGGCCGCCAGCGCTACGCAATGCGCATCTGGCTGGACCGTGACCAGCTGGCCGCGCGTGGGCTGACCACCGGCGATGTGGAAACCGCACTGCGCAACGAGAACGTCGAACTGCCGGCCGGTCGCATCGAGTCGACCGACCGCGATTTTACCCTGCGCGTGGAGCGCAACTACATCAAGCCCGAAGACTTCGCGACCATCCCGCTGGGCAAGGGCCGCGACGGCTATGTGGTGCGCATGGGCGACGTGGCGAAGATCGAGCTGGCCTCGGCCGAGCGTCGCGCCTACTACCGCAGCAACGGCGAGCCGGGCATCGGCCTGGGCATCGTCAAAACCTCCACCGCCAACTCGCTGGACGTGGCGCGCACCGCGCGTGCCGAAGCCGAGCGCGTGGCGCTGTCGTTGCCCAAGGGCACGCAGATCTTCGTGGCGTTCGACAACACCACCTTCATCGAAGCCGCTGTAGACCGCGTCTACGCCACGCTGGTGGAGGCGATGATCCTGGTGCTGGCGGTGATCTGGCTGTTCCTCGGCAGCTTCCGCGCCGCGCTGATTCCGGCGGTGACCGTGCCGGTCTGTCTGGTGGCCGCCTTCATCGCGCTGTATGCGTTCGACTTCTCGATCAACCTGCTGACCCTGCTGGCGCTGGTACTGTGCATCGGCCTGGTGGTGGACGATGCAATCGTGGTGGTGGAGAACGTGCAGCGCCGCATCGATCTGGGCGAGCCACCGCTGGTGGCCTCCAAGCGCGGCACTGCGCAGGTCGCCTTCGCGGTCATCGCCACCACCGCCGTGCTGGTGGCGGTGTTCCTCCCGGTCGGCTTCCTGGAAGGCAATACCGGACGATTGTTCCGCGAACTGGCGGTGGCGCTGGCCGCGGCGGTGGCGCTGTCTGCATTCGTGGCGCTGACGCTGACGCCGATGATGGCCTCCAAGCTGCTCAAGCCGCACACCGGTCAGGCACCGCGTGGCCTGCATGGCTTCATCAACCGCAACCTGGAACGCCTGGCATCGGGCTATGGCCGCGTGCTCGACCACCATGTCGACCGCACCTGGATCTACCTGCTGGTGATGGTGGCCGCGCTGGCTGCCAGCTGGGGCCTGCTGAAGCTGCTGCCGTCGGAGCTGGCGCCGGCCGAAGACCGCGGTTCGTTCCAGATCATGATCGACGGCCCGGAAGGCGCCGGCTACGACTACACCGTGCAGCAGGTGCAGCAGGTGGAAGCGCTGCTGGCACCGCATGTCGGCGCCGACAAGACCATCGCCCGTGCCAACCCGCGCGTGCCCGGCGGCTTCGGTGCCAGCGAGGAAATGCACACCGGCCGCGTCAGCATCTTCCTGCAACCGTGGCGCCAGCGCAGTGAGGCCACGCCGGATGTGGCCAATGAACTGCAGAAGGAACTGGACACGATCCGCGGTGTGCGCGTGCGTACCCAGGTCGGCGGCGGGCTGGTGCGCAGTGGCGGCCAGCCGTTCCAGATCGTGCTCGGCGGCCCGGAATATGCCGAGATCGCGCAGTGGCGCGACCGCATCCTGCTGCGCATGGCCGACAATCCCGGCCTGGTCGGCCCCGACTCGGACTACAAGGAAACCCGGCCGCAGATGCGGGTGAACATCGACCGCCAGCGTGCGGCCGACCTTGGCGTTCCGGTCACCGCGATCGGTTCGGCGCTGGAAACCATGATGGGTTCGCGCCGCGTCACCACCTTCGTCGACAACGGCGAGGAGTACGACGTGCTGGTGCAGGCCGGCCGCGATGGCCGCGCCAGCCCAGCCGATCTGGCCGCGATCCGCGTGCGTGCCACCTCCGGCGAGCTGGTGCCACTGTCCAACCTGGTCACGCTGAGCGAAGTGGCCGAGGCCGGCACCCTGAACCGCTTCAACCGCCTGCGCTCGATCACCATCAGCGCCGGCCTGGCGCCGGGCTATCCGCTCGGCGAAGCCATTGCTTGGGCGCAGAACGTGGCCCGCGAGGAGCTGCCGCAGTACGCGCAGGTGAACTGGAAGGGTGAGTCGCGCGAATACCAGAGCGCTGGCGGCGCGGTGCTGCTGACCTTCGCCATGGCCCTGCTGGTGGTGTACCTGGTGCTGGCCGCGCAGTTCGAAAGCTTCATCCACCCGCTCACCATCATGCTGACCGTGCCGCTGGGTGTGCTCGGTGCGCTGGTCGGGCTGTGGGTGAGCGGGGGCACGGTGAACCTGTTCAGCCAGATCGGCATCGTCATGCTGGTCGGCCTGGCGGCGAAGAACGGCATCCTCATCGTCGAGTTCGCCAACCAGCTGCGCGACGACGGGCGCACGGTGCGCGAGGCGATCATCGAATCGGCCATGGTGCGCCTGCGCCCGATCCTGATGACCTCGATCGCCACCGTGGTCGGCGCCATCCCGCTGGTGGTGGCCGGTGGCCCCGGCTCGGCCAGCCGTGGCACCATCGGCATCGTGATCATCTTCGGCGTGACCCTCTCGACGTTCCTGTCGCTGTTCGTGGTGCCGGCGTTCTACGCGCGGCTGGCCCCGTACACCCGTTCGCCGGAAGCAGTGAAGCGCGAACTGGAGAAGCAGGAAGCCGAGTCGCCCTCGGTCGGCGGCCATGCCTGA
- a CDS encoding alanine/glycine:cation symporter family protein — MEATVHFINSIIWSKALIFVCLGAGLFFSLRTRFMQIRGFLEMCRLTVKGEKSDAGVSSFQALAMSMAGRMGIGNIAGVATAIAFGGPGAIFWMWVMGFLGASTSYVECTLAQIYKTKDAEGRYRGGPAYYIEKAMGLKWYALAFAIATIIAAGFLMPGVQANAIADSIINACRGTALCGPLDGQAFGMESVQALKLGIGIVVALLLGVVIFGGVKRIANFAEVVVPFMAAGFILMAIIIMIINYDRVPEMFNIIFSSAFGTHAAFGAMMGLAVEWGIKRGIYANEAGQGSGPHAAAASEVSHPAKQGYVQAFAIYFDTMMVCTATAFLILASGTYNVYSPVAGGAPIFQGLAGIPEGAGYAQAGVEAVLPGWGSAFVSVAIFFFAFTTIMAYYYMAETNLSYVNHNRKRPLTVLLLRLGIIGMVVFGAFHNATLAWALGDIGVGLMAWLNIIAILIIQKPAMLALRDYERQKKLGLDPVFDPDALGIKNADFWRQRKQESV; from the coding sequence GTGGAAGCTACCGTACATTTCATCAACAGCATCATCTGGAGCAAGGCACTGATCTTCGTGTGCCTGGGCGCCGGCCTGTTCTTCAGCCTGCGCACGCGCTTCATGCAGATCCGCGGCTTCCTCGAGATGTGCCGCCTGACCGTCAAGGGGGAGAAATCCGACGCCGGCGTGTCCTCGTTCCAGGCCCTGGCCATGTCGATGGCTGGTCGCATGGGCATCGGCAACATCGCCGGCGTGGCCACCGCCATCGCCTTCGGCGGCCCCGGCGCGATCTTCTGGATGTGGGTGATGGGTTTCCTCGGCGCGTCCACCTCGTACGTGGAATGCACCCTGGCGCAGATCTACAAGACCAAGGACGCCGAAGGCCGCTACCGCGGTGGCCCGGCGTACTACATCGAAAAAGCGATGGGCCTGAAGTGGTACGCGCTGGCCTTCGCCATCGCCACGATCATTGCTGCCGGCTTCCTGATGCCGGGCGTGCAGGCCAATGCCATCGCCGACAGCATCATCAATGCCTGCCGTGGTACCGCGCTGTGCGGCCCGCTCGATGGCCAGGCCTTCGGCATGGAATCGGTGCAGGCGCTGAAGCTGGGCATCGGCATCGTGGTAGCCCTGCTGCTGGGCGTGGTGATCTTCGGTGGCGTCAAGCGCATCGCCAACTTCGCTGAAGTGGTGGTGCCGTTCATGGCCGCCGGCTTCATCCTGATGGCCATCATCATCATGATCATCAACTACGACCGCGTGCCGGAGATGTTCAACATCATCTTCAGCAGTGCCTTCGGCACCCACGCTGCGTTCGGAGCGATGATGGGCCTGGCGGTGGAGTGGGGCATCAAGCGCGGCATCTATGCCAACGAGGCCGGCCAGGGCTCGGGCCCGCATGCGGCCGCCGCCTCGGAAGTCTCGCACCCGGCCAAGCAGGGATACGTGCAGGCCTTCGCCATCTACTTCGACACCATGATGGTGTGCACCGCCACCGCGTTCCTGATCCTGGCCAGCGGCACCTACAACGTGTACTCGCCGGTGGCCGGCGGCGCACCGATCTTCCAGGGCCTGGCCGGCATTCCCGAAGGCGCCGGCTATGCGCAGGCGGGCGTGGAAGCGGTGCTGCCGGGCTGGGGTTCGGCGTTCGTATCGGTGGCCATCTTCTTCTTCGCCTTCACCACCATCATGGCGTACTACTACATGGCCGAGACCAACCTCAGCTATGTGAACCACAACAGGAAGCGGCCGCTGACCGTGCTGCTGCTGCGCCTGGGCATCATCGGCATGGTGGTGTTCGGCGCGTTCCACAATGCAACCCTGGCCTGGGCGCTGGGTGACATCGGCGTGGGCCTGATGGCCTGGCTGAACATCATCGCCATCCTCATCATCCAGAAGCCGGCGATGCTGGCCCTGCGTGACTACGAACGACAGAAGAAGCTGGGCCTGGATCCGGTGTTCGACCCTGATGCTCTTGGCATCAAGAACGCCGATTTCTGGCGCCAGCGCAAGCAGGAGAGTGTGTAA
- a CDS encoding M28 family peptidase — MRRRVLAIASSLALLAAPAFAAPRTTTLPPASLATAAQLRDQALADDTGWKVVESLTTEIGPRIAGSEADARAVAWAEAKFKALGFDKVWKEPVTFPKWERRSEHAAVTGKHPQPLQITALGGSPGGTVEAEVVRFADLAALQAAPAGSLKGKIAFVDYQMLPFRDGRDYGRGGAIRSKGPSEAIRKGAVGFLMRSAGTDSHRVPHTGITRFDDGLTPVPSAALSVPDADQLARLLARGSTTVKVALDCGWDGTATSYNVIGEITGRSLPKEVVVIGGHLDSWDLGTGAVDDGAGVGITMAAGHLIGQLKQAPKRTIRVIAFANEEQGLYGGKAYAEAHAKDVALHQLAAESDFGAGRIYAFNTGSPNPEGSREATKQIAEVMKPLGIEYQADKGGPGPDVGPLAAKGGAWAWLAQDGSDYFHLHHTADDTLDKIDPKALAQNVAAYTVFAYLAAEADGNFGSEAKATTPPNE, encoded by the coding sequence ATGCGTCGCCGCGTTCTTGCCATCGCATCCTCCCTCGCCCTGCTGGCCGCCCCGGCCTTCGCGGCGCCGCGCACCACCACCCTGCCCCCGGCCTCGCTGGCCACCGCCGCGCAGCTGCGCGACCAGGCGCTGGCCGACGACACCGGCTGGAAGGTGGTCGAATCGCTGACCACCGAGATCGGCCCGCGCATCGCCGGCAGCGAAGCCGACGCCCGCGCCGTGGCCTGGGCCGAAGCCAAGTTCAAAGCCCTGGGCTTTGACAAGGTGTGGAAGGAACCGGTGACCTTCCCGAAATGGGAACGCCGCAGTGAGCACGCCGCCGTAACCGGCAAGCACCCGCAGCCGTTGCAGATCACCGCACTGGGTGGCAGCCCCGGCGGCACCGTGGAAGCGGAGGTGGTGCGCTTCGCCGACCTGGCCGCGCTGCAGGCTGCGCCGGCCGGTTCGCTGAAGGGCAAGATCGCCTTCGTCGATTACCAGATGCTGCCGTTCCGCGATGGCCGCGACTACGGCCGGGGCGGCGCGATCCGCAGCAAGGGCCCGTCCGAAGCGATCCGCAAGGGCGCGGTCGGCTTCCTGATGCGCTCGGCCGGTACCGACTCGCACCGCGTGCCGCACACCGGCATCACCCGTTTCGATGACGGCCTGACCCCGGTGCCGTCGGCCGCGCTGTCGGTGCCCGATGCCGACCAGCTGGCGCGCCTGCTGGCCCGTGGCAGCACCACGGTGAAGGTGGCGCTGGATTGCGGCTGGGATGGCACGGCGACGTCGTACAACGTGATCGGCGAGATCACCGGCCGCAGCCTGCCGAAGGAAGTGGTGGTGATTGGTGGTCACCTGGATTCGTGGGACCTGGGCACCGGTGCCGTCGATGACGGCGCAGGCGTGGGCATCACCATGGCCGCCGGCCACCTGATCGGCCAGCTCAAGCAGGCACCGAAGCGCACCATCCGCGTGATTGCCTTCGCCAACGAAGAACAGGGCCTGTATGGCGGCAAGGCCTACGCCGAAGCGCATGCCAAGGACGTGGCCCTGCACCAGCTGGCCGCCGAGAGCGACTTCGGCGCCGGCCGCATCTATGCCTTCAATACCGGTTCGCCGAATCCGGAAGGTTCGCGCGAAGCGACGAAGCAGATTGCCGAAGTAATGAAGCCGCTGGGCATCGAGTACCAGGCCGACAAGGGTGGCCCGGGCCCGGACGTCGGCCCGCTGGCAGCCAAGGGTGGCGCATGGGCATGGCTGGCGCAGGATGGATCGGACTACTTCCACCTGCACCACACCGCCGACGACACGCTGGACAAGATCGACCCGAAGGCGCTGGCGCAGAACGTGGCCGCGTACACCGTGTTTGCCTATCTGGCTGCCGAAGCCGATGGCAACTTCGGCAGTGAGGCGAAGGCGACCACGCCGCCGAACGAGTGA